The window TTTGCTAGTAATTTATTGGTTGAAGCGCGGTTAAGATAAGAAATTTAGGATAAATAAAACCCCAATAGATAGGCACATCATCCATTCATGCGGTAAACGGATTAACAGTCGCATCACCTGTCTTCACAGAGATCGGCTATTTCCTAGTTAAGATATCGCGTAAATAACGCGTTCAACTCTTGGTAAGTATTCTTAAGAACCCTGGCTAAGCTTTTGTAAAACAAAGAACTTCTGTATTTGACTATTTATTACCAAGAAAAACACATTTTATCCACAGATAATTCCCAGGTTTTCAACTTGCACTTTTTTAAAAAACGCATTATCTTGTGTCACATATTGAAAATGACACCCATATATAGGGGTACAAGGAGGTTACCCATCATCACAGTGGCATCACAACAAAACGTCGTCGGCTTCCAGTTTTCTATCGTCATCGTCTTTGTGCTCTGACGGCGTTTTGTTGTGATGAAGACCAAAACCACTTAACCACTCACGAACAATGGAGCAAAAACATGCACTTGGAAAGCGAAGTTACGGTAGAAAATCCTATTTCGTTAAGCGAATTAAGCACTCATACCACGAGTCAAATTGCCTTAAACACCAATCAACCTGGCATCATTCGTGTGATCCGACGTAATGGAAAAATCACCCATTATGATGATTGCAAAATCCAAGTTGCCATGACCAAAGCTTTTTTAGCCACTGAAGGTGGAACAGCGGCCGCTTCCGCCCGCGTACACGAAGTTGTCGCCACGTTAACCGAACAGATTAGCCAAGCGTTTCACCGCCGCCTGATTGGCGGTGGCACCATTCATATAGAAGATATTCAAGACCAAGTCGAATTAACTTTAATGCGATCAGGCCATCATAAAGTGGCTAGAGCTTATGTGCTCTATCGCGAAGAACGCCGTAAACTGCGTGAAGCAAAACACGCGGATCTTGGGGAAGATGATGATGTGGGGAGCGCAGGGGGTAGCATCTTTGTGATGCTCCCCAACGGCGGCAAAATCCCACTCGATAAACAACGTCTTCGTACTATTCTTACAGAAGCCTGCGAACAGATTGATTCCGTTAACCCGGAATTATTATTGCAAGAAACTTTGCAAACCTTATTTGATGGTGTGCCACATCACGAAGTTAGTAAAGCGTTAGTGTTAGCCGCGCGTACCCATATCGAGCTTGAACCCAATTACACTTATGTCAGTGCGCGTTTATTATTAAATTTATTGCGCAGTGAAGCCTTACAATTTTTAGGGCTAGGCAACGAAGCTACATTTCATGAAATGAAAAATAGTTATGCCCATTATTTTTTAACGTATTTACAAAAAGGGATCGAATTAGAATTAATCGATCCGAAATTACAAACGCTCTTTGATTTAGAACAAATTTCACAAGCCCTCCTCCCAGAGCGGGATTTACAATTTACTTATTTAGGATTGCAAACACTCTACGATCGGTATTTTATTCACAGCCACGATCAGCGCTTTGAATTACCACAAGCATTTTTTATGCGGGTGGCGATGGGACTTGCCATTAACGAAGAACATAAAACCAAACGTGCTATTGAATTTTATCAATTACTTTCTTCATTCGATTTTATGAGTTCTACGCCAGCATTATTTAATTCAGGAACATTGCGTCCACAATTATCCAGTTGTTTTTTAACCACCATACCGGATGATTTAGACGGAATTTATTCTGCGATTAAAGATAATGCTTTATTATCGAAATTCGCAGGTGGTTTAGGTAACGATTGGACTCCTGTGCGTGCGATGGGGGCAAAAATAAAAGGCACGAATGGAAAATCCCAAGGCGTTATTCCGTTTATGAATGTGGTGAATGCCAGTGCTGTTGCGGTTAATCAAGGTGGTAAACGCAAAGGCGCTATTTGTGGTTATTTAGAAACGTGGCACATTGATATCGAAGATTTTTTAGAGTTACGTAAAAATACTGGTGACGACCGTCGTCGCACGCATGATATGAATACGGCCAATTGGATCCCCGATTTATTCATGAAGCGCGTTTATAAC is drawn from Legionellales bacterium and contains these coding sequences:
- a CDS encoding ribonucleoside-diphosphate reductase subunit alpha, with the translated sequence MHLESEVTVENPISLSELSTHTTSQIALNTNQPGIIRVIRRNGKITHYDDCKIQVAMTKAFLATEGGTAAASARVHEVVATLTEQISQAFHRRLIGGGTIHIEDIQDQVELTLMRSGHHKVARAYVLYREERRKLREAKHADLGEDDDVGSAGGSIFVMLPNGGKIPLDKQRLRTILTEACEQIDSVNPELLLQETLQTLFDGVPHHEVSKALVLAARTHIELEPNYTYVSARLLLNLLRSEALQFLGLGNEATFHEMKNSYAHYFLTYLQKGIELELIDPKLQTLFDLEQISQALLPERDLQFTYLGLQTLYDRYFIHSHDQRFELPQAFFMRVAMGLAINEEHKTKRAIEFYQLLSSFDFMSSTPALFNSGTLRPQLSSCFLTTIPDDLDGIYSAIKDNALLSKFAGGLGNDWTPVRAMGAKIKGTNGKSQGVIPFMNVVNASAVAVNQGGKRKGAICGYLETWHIDIEDFLELRKNTGDDRRRTHDMNTANWIPDLFMKRVYNNQDWTLFSPDETPDLHDTFGLAFEKLYQQYEEKAARGEIKNVRKIKAVNLWRKMLSMLFETGHPWLTFKDPCNIRSPQQHVGVVHSSNLCTEITLNTSSEEIAVCNLGSLNLANHLDEDGLNLAKLEKTITTAVRMLDNVIDINYYTVAQARRSNLKHRPIGLGIMGFQDALYQQKISYASDAAVEFADYSMEAISYYAIKASSDLARERGTYASFENSLWSQGILPLDSIKLLQQTRGDYLDQDTTSTFDWASLRMQVRTVGMRNSNVMAIAPTATISNICGVTQSIEPTYQNLFVKSNLSGEFTVINPYLVNDLKALNLWDAVMVNDLKYFDGSVEKIDRIPLELKTLYATAFEIDPTWLVEAASRRQKWIDQAQSLNLYMAEPSGKKLDALYRLAWIRGLKTTYYLRSLGATNAEKSTIQDNTLNAVANTITVKACSITDPDCEACQ